One window from the genome of Thermus sediminis encodes:
- the hpaD gene encoding 3,4-dihydroxyphenylacetate 2,3-dioxygenase has protein sequence MAIVRVGFLELWVRDLERSLEFYQGLLGLRLERREGHVAYLRGYEELEWSLKLTQAPFPAVRALGFKVDSEGLEQGLAWARQEGLPHRLESDWGRPEILRLQDPFGYPLAFYFRAEKLPRVLQNYHEYRGPGLLRLDHLNVFSPEVAKATRYYQEALGFRLSEYTEDEEGRLWASWLHRKGNVHDIAFTNGEGPRLHHFAYWLPDAMAILRAADILAGAMRTDQIERGPGRHGISNAMFLYLRDPDGHRVELYTSDYLTVDPDHPPLRWSLSDPRRQTLWGHRTPRSWFLEGSPFLDLEGRPIPTRASGLEGIPEHVI, from the coding sequence ATGGCCATCGTGAGGGTGGGGTTCTTGGAGCTTTGGGTGAGGGATTTGGAGCGGAGCTTGGAGTTTTACCAAGGGCTTCTGGGCCTCCGCCTAGAGAGGCGGGAGGGCCACGTGGCCTACCTCCGGGGTTACGAGGAGCTGGAGTGGAGCCTGAAGCTTACCCAGGCTCCCTTCCCCGCGGTGCGCGCCTTGGGCTTCAAGGTGGACTCCGAGGGCTTGGAGCAGGGCCTGGCCTGGGCTCGGCAGGAAGGGCTTCCCCACCGGCTGGAGTCCGACTGGGGCAGGCCTGAGATCCTCCGCCTCCAGGACCCCTTCGGCTACCCCCTGGCCTTCTACTTCCGGGCGGAGAAGCTTCCCCGGGTGCTCCAGAACTACCACGAGTACCGGGGGCCCGGCCTCCTCCGCCTGGACCACCTCAACGTCTTCTCCCCGGAGGTGGCGAAGGCCACCCGCTACTACCAGGAGGCCCTGGGCTTCCGCCTCAGCGAGTACACCGAGGACGAGGAGGGGAGGCTTTGGGCGAGCTGGCTCCACCGCAAGGGCAACGTCCACGACATCGCCTTCACCAACGGGGAGGGCCCTAGGCTCCACCACTTCGCCTACTGGCTCCCTGACGCCATGGCCATCCTCCGGGCAGCGGACATCCTGGCGGGGGCCATGCGCACGGACCAGATTGAGCGGGGCCCCGGGCGGCACGGGATCTCCAACGCCATGTTCCTCTACCTAAGGGACCCGGACGGCCACCGCGTGGAGCTCTACACCTCCGACTACCTCACCGTGGACCCCGACCACCCCCCCTTGCGCTGGTCCCTCAGCGACCCCCGGCGCCAGACCCTCTGGGGGCACCGCACCCCGAGGAGCTGGTTCCTAGAGGGGAGCCCCTTCCTGGACCTGGAAGGGAGGCCTATCCCTACGCGGGCCTCTGGCCTGGAGGGCATCCCCGAGCACGTCATCTAG
- a CDS encoding thioesterase family protein, whose amino-acid sequence MRPIPIGYQAVFETVVTEEMTVDFEELGRVHPVYATYWMAKHMELAGRKIILPFLEEGEEGIGSYVEVRHLASALPGMRVRVVARHERTEANRVHATMEVYNELGDLIGRGRTEQVILPKAKVGALFARLEERWRAYREG is encoded by the coding sequence ATGCGCCCCATTCCCATCGGCTATCAGGCGGTCTTTGAGACCGTGGTCACCGAGGAGATGACCGTGGACTTTGAGGAACTGGGTCGGGTGCACCCCGTCTACGCCACCTACTGGATGGCCAAGCACATGGAGCTGGCGGGGCGGAAGATCATCCTACCCTTCCTGGAGGAGGGGGAGGAGGGCATCGGGAGCTACGTGGAGGTGCGGCACCTGGCCTCGGCCCTCCCGGGGATGCGGGTAAGGGTGGTGGCCCGCCATGAGAGGACCGAGGCCAACCGGGTCCACGCCACCATGGAGGTCTATAACGAGCTCGGCGACCTCATTGGCCGGGGCCGGACCGAGCAGGTGATTCTGCCCAAGGCCAAGGTGGGGGCCTTGTTTGCCCGTTTGGAAGAGAGGTGGCGGGCTTACCGGGAGGGTTAG
- a CDS encoding branched-chain amino acid ABC transporter ATP-binding protein/permease, which yields MRYLWFLLLLLPLVLSPFPFYLTLLNFFALSALVALSLYVLTGLGGMTSFAQAAFMGMGAYATALLTVKGGFSPWLGLLLGLLLSLLLALILGGLTVRLKGHFLPLSTIAWQVALFILAGNLVGLTGGHTGLSGLPPLVLFGLPLDSTFRYAFLGLFLLVLFVLFLYNLRESRLGRALLALRGDALAAASFGVDPASLRLKAFLLSGFMAGLAGFLYAHFLRFVNPTPFSLEASIKYLVMAVAGGVGYIPGVLLGAALFTGLEDWLKDLLPLFLGRQGNYETIAYGLILAAILILAPRGLWPLLERFLPRREGRLPRGEALPLRPPSGRRGEVLLEVEGLKKAFGGLLAVNGVSFELRRGEILALIGPNGAGKTTVFNLVTGAMPPDAGRVLLFGREITGLPPYRIHPLGLGRTFQHPHLFPQLTVLENVALGTYARTRAGFLRVLLGLHRKEEERALATAYQALGRVGLEALALERAERLPAGQQRLLEIARVLASRAEVLLLDEPGAGLRAGEKRELAHLLRSLAHEGYTILIVDHDMDLIMGLADRVVVMNYGEKIAEGTPKEVQRDPLVRAAYLGEVEGEAA from the coding sequence ATGCGTTACCTCTGGTTTCTACTCCTCCTTCTGCCCTTGGTCCTTTCCCCCTTCCCCTTCTACCTGACCCTCCTGAACTTCTTCGCCCTCTCCGCCCTGGTGGCCCTTTCCCTCTATGTGCTGACGGGCCTTGGGGGGATGACCAGCTTCGCCCAAGCGGCCTTCATGGGCATGGGGGCCTATGCCACCGCCCTCCTCACGGTGAAGGGAGGGTTTTCCCCCTGGCTTGGCCTCTTGCTGGGCCTCCTTCTCTCCCTCCTCCTGGCCCTGATCCTGGGGGGGCTCACGGTGCGGCTCAAGGGGCACTTCCTCCCCCTTTCCACCATCGCCTGGCAGGTGGCCCTTTTCATCTTGGCTGGGAACCTGGTGGGGCTCACCGGGGGGCATACGGGCCTCAGCGGCCTGCCACCCTTGGTGCTCTTCGGCCTCCCCCTGGACAGCACCTTCCGCTACGCCTTTTTGGGGCTTTTCCTCCTCGTCCTCTTCGTCCTGTTCCTTTACAACTTGCGCGAAAGCCGCCTGGGAAGGGCCCTTTTGGCCCTACGGGGGGACGCCTTGGCCGCGGCCAGCTTCGGGGTGGATCCGGCGAGCCTGAGGCTAAAGGCCTTCCTCCTCTCCGGCTTCATGGCGGGGCTTGCGGGCTTCCTCTACGCCCACTTCCTCAGGTTCGTCAACCCCACCCCCTTCTCCCTGGAGGCCTCCATCAAGTACCTGGTGATGGCCGTGGCCGGGGGGGTGGGGTACATTCCTGGGGTGCTTTTGGGGGCGGCCTTGTTCACCGGTTTGGAGGACTGGCTAAAGGACCTCCTTCCCCTCTTCCTGGGGCGGCAGGGGAACTACGAAACCATCGCCTACGGCCTCATCCTGGCCGCCATCCTCATCCTGGCCCCCAGGGGCCTGTGGCCTCTCTTGGAGCGGTTCCTCCCTAGGAGGGAGGGTCGCCTACCCCGCGGGGAGGCCCTGCCCCTGAGGCCGCCTTCGGGAAGGCGGGGGGAGGTGCTCTTGGAGGTGGAGGGTTTGAAGAAGGCCTTTGGTGGGCTTCTGGCCGTGAACGGGGTTTCCTTTGAGCTCAGGCGGGGGGAGATCCTGGCCCTCATCGGCCCCAACGGGGCGGGGAAGACCACGGTCTTCAACCTGGTCACCGGGGCCATGCCACCGGATGCTGGGCGGGTCCTCCTCTTCGGGCGGGAGATCACCGGCCTTCCGCCCTACCGCATCCACCCCCTGGGCCTCGGGCGCACCTTCCAGCACCCCCACCTTTTCCCGCAGCTCACGGTGTTAGAGAACGTGGCCCTGGGCACCTACGCCCGTACCCGGGCGGGGTTTCTCCGGGTCCTTCTAGGCCTCCACCGCAAGGAGGAGGAGAGGGCCCTCGCCACCGCTTACCAAGCCCTCGGGCGGGTAGGGCTGGAGGCCCTAGCCCTGGAGCGGGCGGAGAGGCTTCCCGCGGGCCAGCAGCGGCTCTTGGAGATCGCCCGGGTCCTGGCCTCGAGGGCGGAGGTGCTCCTCCTGGATGAGCCGGGTGCGGGCCTCCGGGCGGGGGAGAAGCGGGAGCTTGCCCACCTCCTCAGGTCCTTGGCCCACGAGGGGTACACCATCCTCATCGTGGACCACGACATGGACCTGATCATGGGCCTGGCGGACCGGGTGGTGGTGATGAACTACGGGGAGAAGATCGCCGAGGGCACGCCCAAGGAGGTGCAACGGGACCCCCTGGTGCGGGCGGCCTACCTGGGGGAAGTGGAGGGGGAGGCGGCATGA
- a CDS encoding ABC transporter substrate-binding protein: MKRWLVAGLFLALSALAQGAIKVGVVVSATGPAASLGIPERNTMLLIQEILDRTGGVAGRRVQFVILDDASDTTQAVRNTRRLVEEGVVAIIGTTTTPASLGMIPVVAEARVPKISLAASKDIIHPVDAQRLWVFKTPQTEELMAQAIVADMVARGVRTVGYIGFNDAYGEGWARFFEAEARARGLQVVVSERYARTDTSVTGQVLRILARRPDAVLIGASGTPAVLPQRTLRERGYGGLIYQTHGVANPDFLRVGGKDVEGTLLPAGPILVAEQLPEGFPSKRVALDYIQRYEARFGIGSYSTFGAHALDAWLILRPALERALRRADPDRDLAAFRAVLRDEIEATRGLVATHGIFTFSREDHLGLRFEDSAVMVQVENGRWKLIRTFR; the protein is encoded by the coding sequence ATGAAGCGTTGGCTGGTAGCAGGTCTTTTCCTGGCCCTTTCGGCTCTGGCCCAAGGGGCCATCAAGGTGGGGGTGGTGGTCTCGGCCACGGGCCCTGCCGCCTCCTTGGGCATCCCCGAGCGGAACACCATGCTCCTCATCCAGGAGATCCTGGACCGCACGGGGGGCGTGGCGGGGAGGAGGGTGCAGTTCGTTATCCTGGACGACGCCTCCGACACCACCCAGGCGGTGCGGAACACCAGGCGCTTGGTGGAGGAGGGCGTGGTGGCCATCATCGGCACCACCACCACCCCGGCTTCCTTGGGCATGATCCCTGTGGTGGCCGAGGCTAGGGTGCCCAAGATCTCCCTGGCCGCCAGCAAGGACATCATCCACCCCGTGGACGCCCAGCGCCTCTGGGTCTTCAAGACCCCCCAGACGGAGGAGCTCATGGCCCAGGCCATCGTGGCCGACATGGTGGCCAGAGGGGTGAGGACCGTGGGCTACATCGGCTTCAACGACGCCTACGGGGAGGGCTGGGCCCGCTTCTTTGAGGCCGAGGCCAGGGCTAGGGGCCTCCAGGTGGTGGTGAGCGAGCGCTACGCCCGCACGGACACCAGCGTCACCGGCCAGGTGCTGCGCATCCTTGCCCGGAGGCCGGATGCGGTTCTCATTGGGGCCAGCGGTACCCCCGCCGTGCTTCCCCAACGCACCCTGAGGGAAAGGGGCTACGGGGGGCTCATCTACCAGACCCACGGGGTGGCCAACCCCGACTTCCTCCGGGTGGGGGGCAAGGACGTGGAGGGCACCCTGCTCCCCGCGGGGCCCATCCTGGTGGCTGAGCAGCTCCCCGAAGGCTTCCCCTCCAAGCGGGTGGCCCTGGACTACATCCAGCGCTACGAGGCCCGCTTCGGGATCGGCTCCTACTCCACCTTCGGGGCCCACGCCTTGGACGCCTGGCTCATCCTTCGCCCTGCCCTGGAACGGGCCTTGAGGAGGGCCGACCCTGACAGGGACTTGGCCGCCTTCCGCGCCGTTCTCCGGGACGAGATCGAGGCCACCAGGGGCCTGGTGGCCACCCACGGGATTTTCACCTTCAGCCGGGAGGACCACCTGGGCCTCCGCTTTGAGGACAGCGCGGTAATGGTGCAGGTGGAGAACGGCCGCTGGAAGCTTATCCGTACCTTCCGCTAG
- a CDS encoding ABC transporter ATP-binding protein yields the protein MSLLQVQDLSVRYGPLEAVRGVSFALGEGEALAVIGPNGAGKTSLLRGLLGLARAEGRVLLWGREVASRSPEGLLAQGVVLVPEGRALFPGLSVEDNLLLGGFTRFRKGQDLGPDLDRVYTLFPRLRERRRQAAGTLSGGEQQMLAIGRALMARPRVLLLDEPSLGLAPLLVREIYRTLGELKREGATLLLVEQNAKVALSLADRGLVMEAGEMALAGPAADLRRDPRVVEAYLGTAREVEEG from the coding sequence ATGAGCCTCTTGCAGGTGCAAGACCTCTCAGTGCGGTACGGGCCCTTGGAGGCGGTGCGCGGCGTTTCCTTCGCCCTAGGGGAGGGGGAGGCCTTGGCGGTGATCGGTCCCAACGGGGCGGGGAAGACCAGCCTGCTTCGGGGGCTTTTGGGCCTGGCCCGGGCCGAAGGACGGGTCCTTTTGTGGGGAAGGGAGGTGGCATCCCGAAGCCCGGAGGGCCTCCTGGCCCAGGGGGTGGTCCTGGTACCCGAGGGCAGGGCCCTCTTCCCTGGGCTTTCCGTGGAGGACAACCTGCTCCTTGGGGGGTTTACCCGCTTCCGCAAGGGGCAGGACCTGGGGCCAGACCTGGATCGGGTCTACACCCTTTTCCCCCGGCTTCGGGAGAGGCGGCGGCAGGCTGCGGGCACGCTTTCCGGCGGGGAGCAGCAGATGCTGGCCATAGGGCGGGCCCTCATGGCCAGGCCGAGGGTGCTGCTTTTGGACGAGCCTTCCTTGGGGCTTGCGCCCTTGCTGGTGCGGGAGATCTATCGTACCCTGGGCGAATTGAAGCGCGAGGGGGCCACGCTTCTTCTGGTGGAGCAAAACGCCAAGGTGGCCCTCTCCCTGGCGGACCGGGGCTTGGTGATGGAGGCGGGGGAGATGGCCCTTGCCGGTCCGGCGGCCGACCTGCGCCGGGACCCCAGGGTGGTGGAGGCCTACCTGGGCACAGCCAGGGAGGTGGAGGAGGGGTGA
- a CDS encoding cation:proton antiporter yields the protein MDVGIYTEVSLILLAAVVLGAIGLLMRQPLIITYILLGIVLGPSGFGLVQSQDVVALLAQVGIAILLFLVGLELNPSYVRRIGPVAVATGLGQLTFTIIIGFLLILLLGKDWLTALYIGVALTFSSTIIIVKLLTDKHELDTLHGRIAIGFLIVQDIAVVVALVAMSVLGGGQTGTQGLAQVLGEIALKLAVLGAGMYLAMRFLLGWLLRFLARSLELLLIFAVAWAVGLAALGDWLDLSKELGAFLAGFALSASHFRDAISTRLAPLRDFLLLFFFIYLGMKFDLATAQQEWFTALVLALFVLIGNPLIVMVIMGAMGYRRKTSFLAGLTVAQISEFSIIFIAMGMSLGHVGEDALSITTMVGLITIALSTYMILYSQPLYQRLERFLKVFERREPFAEKRFEAEELTDAPYEAIVFGLGRTGRRVLQHYHAQGIRAIGVDYDPEAVAAMHAEGIPALFGTAEDQEFVLGLPISAAKQLVITLPHLDDIQELIRTVRGTSFDGRIIAVARSEADARALRAMGVDDLVNPFELACEAILRLTRRE from the coding sequence ATGGATGTAGGTATCTACACAGAGGTCAGCCTGATTCTGCTCGCCGCGGTGGTGCTGGGTGCCATCGGGTTGCTGATGCGCCAGCCCCTGATCATCACCTACATCCTGCTGGGCATCGTCCTGGGACCATCGGGCTTCGGCCTGGTGCAGTCCCAAGATGTGGTGGCCCTGCTGGCGCAGGTCGGCATCGCCATCCTGTTGTTTCTCGTGGGGCTAGAGCTGAACCCCAGCTATGTGCGGCGGATCGGACCGGTTGCTGTCGCCACAGGGCTGGGGCAGCTCACCTTTACGATAATCATCGGCTTCCTTCTGATACTGCTGCTGGGGAAAGACTGGTTGACCGCGCTCTACATCGGGGTTGCACTGACCTTCTCCAGCACGATTATCATCGTGAAGTTACTTACAGACAAGCACGAGTTGGATACGTTGCATGGACGCATCGCAATCGGTTTTTTGATCGTACAGGATATTGCGGTGGTCGTGGCCCTCGTGGCGATGAGCGTCCTGGGCGGGGGTCAGACAGGAACGCAAGGGCTGGCGCAGGTGCTGGGCGAGATCGCCCTCAAGCTGGCGGTGCTGGGCGCGGGGATGTATCTAGCCATGCGCTTCCTGTTGGGGTGGCTGCTGCGCTTTCTGGCGCGCTCGCTGGAGCTGCTGCTGATTTTCGCCGTGGCGTGGGCGGTTGGGCTGGCAGCGCTGGGGGATTGGCTGGACCTCTCCAAAGAGCTGGGGGCCTTTTTGGCAGGGTTTGCCCTCTCGGCCTCTCACTTCCGCGACGCCATCAGCACCCGCCTGGCCCCCCTGCGCGACTTTCTCCTGCTGTTCTTTTTCATCTATTTGGGCATGAAGTTCGACCTGGCAACGGCGCAGCAGGAGTGGTTCACCGCCCTCGTGCTGGCGCTTTTCGTGTTGATCGGCAACCCGCTGATCGTGATGGTGATCATGGGCGCCATGGGCTACCGCCGAAAGACAAGCTTTCTTGCTGGGCTGACCGTCGCCCAGATAAGCGAGTTCTCCATCATCTTCATCGCAATGGGGATGTCGCTGGGCCACGTGGGGGAGGACGCGCTGAGCATCACCACGATGGTCGGACTGATCACCATCGCGCTCTCGACTTACATGATCCTCTACTCCCAGCCTTTGTACCAGCGGCTAGAGCGCTTCCTCAAGGTCTTTGAGCGCAGGGAGCCCTTTGCAGAGAAGCGCTTTGAAGCAGAGGAGCTGACCGATGCCCCCTACGAGGCCATTGTCTTCGGGTTGGGACGCACGGGGCGAAGGGTGCTCCAGCACTACCACGCGCAGGGCATCCGCGCAATCGGGGTGGACTACGATCCGGAAGCGGTGGCCGCGATGCACGCAGAGGGCATTCCTGCGCTGTTTGGCACGGCGGAAGACCAGGAGTTTGTTCTCGGACTACCCATCTCGGCGGCGAAGCAGTTGGTGATTACGCTACCCCATCTGGACGATATACAGGAGTTGATCCGCACGGTAAGGGGGACCAGTTTTGACGGCCGGATCATCGCTGTCGCGCGCTCAGAGGCGGATGCCCGTGCGCTGAGGGCGATGGGCGTGGACGATCTGGTGAACCCTTTCGAGCTGGCCTGCGAGGCTATTCTGCGGTTGACCCGGCGGGAGTAG
- a CDS encoding phenylacetate--CoA ligase family protein: MYQPELERLPREKLRVLQEERLRHIVGYVHQRVPFYRRLLDEAGVDREGVRGLEDLPRLPFTKKDHLRENYPFGLFAVPREEVARIHASSGTTGKPTVVGYTKGDLRVFAEVVARSLAAAGARPGMMLHNAYGYGLFTGGLGLHGGAEALGMAVVPVSGGMTERQILLIQDLRPEVLSCTPSYAQTLAEEFRKRGVSPEELSLEYAVLGAEPWTEAIRKQVDEGLGVRSTNIYGLSEIIGPGVSNECVEERQGSHIWEDHFLPEVVDPDTGEPLPEGKVGVLVLTTLTKEAMPLLRYWTGDLTFLNYEPCSCGRTHVRMGPILGRTDDMLIIRGVNVYPTQVEAVLLGVPEVVPYYQIVVRREGTLDEAELRVEVAEGFFREIGEKALSDEVIEADHRLHALREKVAHKIKDTIGVGMRVTLLAPGQAPRSEGGKLRRVLDLRK, from the coding sequence ATGTACCAGCCTGAGCTGGAAAGGCTGCCTCGGGAGAAGCTTAGGGTCCTTCAGGAGGAGAGGCTGCGCCACATCGTGGGCTATGTCCACCAACGGGTGCCCTTTTACCGCAGGCTTTTGGACGAGGCAGGGGTGGACCGCGAAGGGGTGCGGGGCCTCGAGGACCTCCCCAGGCTCCCCTTCACCAAAAAGGACCACCTGCGGGAGAACTACCCCTTTGGCCTCTTCGCCGTGCCCCGGGAGGAGGTGGCCCGGATCCACGCGTCTAGCGGCACCACGGGCAAACCCACGGTCGTGGGCTATACCAAGGGCGACCTCAGGGTCTTTGCCGAAGTGGTGGCCCGCTCCTTAGCGGCGGCGGGCGCTAGACCAGGGATGATGCTCCACAACGCCTACGGCTACGGCCTCTTCACCGGCGGCCTTGGCCTCCACGGAGGCGCCGAGGCCCTGGGGATGGCCGTGGTGCCCGTTTCCGGAGGGATGACCGAGCGCCAGATCCTGCTCATCCAGGACCTCCGTCCCGAGGTACTCTCCTGCACCCCCTCCTACGCCCAGACCTTGGCTGAGGAGTTCAGGAAGCGGGGGGTTTCCCCGGAGGAGCTTTCCCTGGAGTACGCCGTCCTGGGGGCCGAGCCCTGGACCGAGGCCATAAGGAAGCAGGTGGACGAGGGCCTTGGGGTGAGGAGCACCAACATCTACGGGCTTTCCGAGATCATCGGCCCCGGGGTTTCCAACGAGTGCGTGGAGGAGAGGCAGGGAAGCCACATCTGGGAGGATCACTTCCTCCCCGAGGTGGTGGACCCGGACACAGGGGAGCCCCTTCCCGAGGGCAAGGTGGGGGTCCTGGTCCTCACCACCCTCACCAAGGAGGCCATGCCCCTCCTCCGCTACTGGACCGGGGACCTCACCTTCCTCAACTACGAGCCCTGCTCCTGCGGCCGCACCCACGTGCGCATGGGCCCCATCCTGGGCCGCACCGACGACATGCTCATCATCCGCGGGGTCAACGTCTACCCCACCCAGGTGGAGGCGGTGCTCCTAGGGGTTCCCGAGGTGGTGCCCTACTACCAGATCGTGGTGCGCCGCGAGGGCACCCTGGACGAGGCCGAGCTCAGGGTGGAGGTGGCGGAGGGCTTCTTCCGGGAGATCGGGGAGAAGGCCCTCTCCGACGAGGTCATAGAGGCGGACCACCGCCTGCACGCCCTCAGGGAGAAGGTGGCCCACAAGATCAAGGACACCATCGGGGTGGGCATGAGGGTTACGCTCCTGGCCCCGGGCCAGGCCCCCAGGAGCGAGGGCGGGAAACTTAGACGGGTCCTGGACCTGAGGAAGTAG
- the hpaC gene encoding 4-hydroxyphenylacetate 3-monooxygenase reductase subunit → MKEAFKEAMSRFAAGVTVVSARFGEEERGMTATAFMSLSLEPPLVALGIWEGAKVLPLLERSGAFTVSLLREGQEPVSQHFAGRPQEGVSLVEGAVPGALAVLRCRLQALHPGGDHRLVVGRVEEVALGEAGPPLVYFARGYRRLVWPS, encoded by the coding sequence GTGAAGGAGGCCTTCAAGGAGGCCATGAGCCGCTTCGCCGCCGGGGTCACCGTGGTCTCCGCCCGCTTTGGCGAGGAGGAGCGGGGCATGACGGCCACCGCCTTCATGTCCTTAAGCCTCGAGCCCCCCTTGGTGGCCCTAGGGATCTGGGAGGGGGCCAAGGTCCTCCCCCTCCTGGAGAGGAGCGGGGCCTTTACGGTAAGCCTCCTCCGGGAGGGGCAGGAGCCGGTTTCCCAGCACTTCGCCGGCAGGCCCCAGGAGGGGGTCTCCCTGGTGGAGGGGGCCGTGCCCGGGGCCCTGGCGGTGCTCCGCTGCCGCCTTCAGGCCCTCCACCCCGGGGGGGACCACCGCCTGGTGGTGGGCCGGGTGGAGGAGGTGGCCCTGGGGGAGGCCGGCCCCCCCTTGGTCTACTTCGCCAGGGGCTACAGGAGGTTGGTATGGCCATCGTGA
- the hpaB gene encoding 4-hydroxyphenylacetate 3-monooxygenase, oxygenase component — MARTGAEYIEALRTRPPNLWYRGEKVEDPTVHPVFRGIVRTMAALYDLQHDPRHREALTYEEEGRRHGMSFLIPKTKEDLRRRGRAYKLWADQHLGMMGRSPDYLNAVVMAYAASADYFGEFADNVRSYYRYLRDGDLATTHALTNPQVNRAKPPSAQPDPYIPVGVVRQTEKGIVVRGARMTATFPLADEVLIFPSTLLQAGSERYALAFALPTSTPGLHFVCREGLVGGDSPFDHPLSSRLEEMDCLVVFDDVLVPWERVFILGNVELCNRVYAATGALNHMAHQVVALKTAKTEAFLGVAALMAEGIGADAYGHVQEKIAEIIVYLEAMRAFWTRAEEEAKENAYGLLVPDRAALDGARNLYPRLYPRLREILEQIGASGLITLPSERDFKGPLAPLLEKYLQGATLEAKERVALFRLAWDMTLSGFGARQELYERFFFGDPVRMYQTLYSVYDKEPYKARIREFLKGSLRAFEEVAV; from the coding sequence ATGGCGAGGACGGGAGCGGAGTACATAGAGGCCCTAAGGACGCGCCCCCCCAACCTCTGGTACCGGGGGGAGAAGGTGGAAGACCCCACGGTCCACCCGGTCTTCCGGGGGATCGTGCGCACCATGGCCGCCCTTTACGACCTGCAGCACGACCCCCGCCACCGGGAGGCCCTCACCTACGAGGAGGAGGGGCGGCGGCACGGGATGAGCTTCCTCATCCCCAAGACCAAGGAGGACCTGAGGCGGCGGGGCAGGGCCTACAAGCTCTGGGCCGACCAGCACCTGGGGATGATGGGCCGAAGCCCCGACTACCTCAACGCCGTGGTCATGGCCTACGCCGCCAGCGCCGACTACTTCGGGGAGTTCGCCGACAACGTGCGGAGCTACTACCGGTACCTCCGGGACGGCGACCTGGCCACCACCCACGCCCTCACCAACCCCCAGGTGAACCGGGCCAAGCCCCCCTCGGCCCAGCCCGACCCCTACATCCCCGTGGGGGTGGTGCGTCAGACGGAAAAGGGGATCGTGGTCCGGGGGGCGCGGATGACGGCCACCTTTCCCCTGGCGGACGAGGTGCTCATCTTCCCTTCCACCCTCCTCCAGGCGGGAAGCGAGCGGTACGCCCTGGCTTTCGCCCTGCCCACCTCCACCCCGGGCCTCCACTTCGTCTGCCGGGAAGGCCTGGTGGGGGGGGATAGCCCCTTTGACCACCCCCTCAGTAGCCGCCTCGAGGAGATGGACTGCCTGGTGGTCTTCGACGACGTCCTGGTCCCCTGGGAGCGGGTCTTCATCCTGGGCAACGTGGAGCTCTGCAACCGCGTCTACGCCGCCACCGGGGCCCTGAACCACATGGCCCACCAGGTGGTGGCCCTGAAGACCGCTAAGACGGAGGCCTTCCTGGGGGTGGCAGCTCTGATGGCCGAAGGGATCGGGGCCGACGCCTACGGCCACGTCCAGGAGAAGATCGCCGAGATCATCGTCTACCTGGAGGCCATGCGGGCCTTCTGGACCCGGGCGGAGGAGGAGGCCAAGGAGAACGCCTACGGCCTCTTGGTCCCGGACCGCGCGGCCCTGGACGGGGCCCGGAACCTCTACCCAAGGCTTTATCCCCGCCTAAGGGAGATCCTGGAGCAGATCGGGGCCAGTGGCCTCATCACCCTGCCCTCGGAGAGGGACTTCAAGGGGCCCTTGGCTCCCCTCCTGGAGAAGTACCTCCAGGGGGCGACCCTGGAGGCCAAGGAGCGGGTGGCCCTCTTCCGCCTGGCCTGGGACATGACCCTCTCGGGCTTCGGGGCGAGGCAGGAACTCTACGAGCGCTTCTTCTTCGGGGACCCGGTGCGCATGTACCAGACCCTCTACAGCGTCTACGACAAGGAGCCCTACAAGGCCCGGATCCGGGAGTTCCTGAAGGGGTCCCTAAGGGCCTTTGAGGAGGTGGCGGTGTGA
- a CDS encoding hotdog domain-containing protein has protein sequence MRGPLMETLGHGTVHGGFPYALMDSAFALSSNSWGRAVAPSCRMGYFCPLFPGAKGEPWAEEANLSRCTATYQVGVVSEGRKVDLFTDTVFRLGGEKDDVPA, from the coding sequence GTGAGGGGTCCCCTTATGGAGACCCTGGGCCACGGCACCGTCCACGGGGGCTTTCCCTATGCCCTGATGGATAGCGCCTTCGCCTTGTCCAGCAACTCCTGGGGCAGGGCCGTGGCCCCCTCTTGCCGCATGGGCTACTTTTGCCCCCTCTTCCCGGGAGCCAAGGGGGAGCCCTGGGCCGAGGAGGCGAACCTCTCCCGGTGCACGGCCACCTACCAGGTGGGGGTGGTTTCCGAAGGCAGGAAGGTGGACCTCTTCACGGACACCGTGTTCCGTTTGGGAGGTGAGAAGGATGATGTACCAGCCTGA